A stretch of DNA from Variovorax paradoxus:
CGAATTCGGAACGGTTGTCGTCGAAGGAGGTCATGCAAAGGCTCCGGTTGAATCGTCTGACAAGGGGGTGTGGCGTAGAAAAACGCACGCCGCAATGTAGGCGAAATCGGGCCGGGCCGTGTGACGGGGCGGTAAATCAGCTGGGCAGTTGCTGTGTGCCGTAGGCCCGCCGTGCCAGCGCCTCGGCCAGCACCTGGGCCGGGTCGACGAGCCGCAGCCCCGCCACCGCGGCCGAGCCCTGCAGGCCCAGCGGCACCTCGGTGCAGCCCATGATGATCGTGACCGGGCCGTGCCGTTCGGCCAGCCGCAGCGCGACCTCGGAGAAGCAGCGCTCGGCCAGCGGCAGGTTGCCGGCTTTCACGCCGTCGAAGATGCCGCGCATGATCGTCTGGCGCTCGTCGGCCAGCGGCACGTGGCAGCCCAGGCCGGCCTCGGCCAGCGCCTCTTCATACAGGCGCACGCGGTAGGTGCCTTCGGTGGCCATCAACGCCACCTCGGTTGCGCCTTGCGACGCCAGTTGCCGTGCGGTCTCGCGTGCCATGTGCAACAGCTCGACCTGCGGAAAACGCTCCTGCAGGCTCGCATGCCAGGCATGCGCCGTGTTGCAGGCGATGGCCACCGCGCGGCTGCCGAGCGCGGCCAGCCGGCCCAGTGCCTGCAGCATCGGTTCGAGCGGCTGGTGCGCGCCCTGCTCGCCCGAGGCCAGCGCGCCGGTGCGGTCGGGCACCGGCACCTGCGCCAGCCAGTGTTCGGGAAAGGACTGGTCGCGCACCGGCTCGCCGCGCGCACGCATCTGCTGCGCGCAGGCCTGCACGAAGAGCCGGACGAAGTCGGCGCCCGCCGCGGGGCCCATGCCCCCGAGGATGCCGACGACCTGTGTGGCTGCGACCATGTCTTTCCCTTCTTCCCTCGATCAGGTCGCGGGCTTGTCGCTGAAGGCCTTGAGGTTCTCTTTGAGCTGGTCGCTCATCGGCAGGTTCAGCGGCACGTTCTTCGGCGGGATCGGCTGCATGAACCACTTGGTGTAGAGCTTCTCGAACTCGCCGCTCTTCATCATCGCGATGAAGGTGTCGTCCACCAGCTTCTTGAAGGCCGGGTCGTCCTTGGGCAGCATGCAGGCGTAGGGCTCGACCTGCAGCGACTCGCCCACCACTTCGTAGTCGGCCGGGTTCTTCGAATTGGCGATGAGGCCGAACAGCAGGATGTCGTCCATGGCGAAGGCCACGGCGCGGTCGTTCTCGACCAGCAGGAACGCGTCGGCGTGGTCCTTGCCGAGCACGATGTCCATGCCCAGGTTCTTCTCGGCGTTGTACTTGCGCATGACCAGCGCGTTGGTGGTGCCGGTGGTGCTGGCCACGGTCTTCTTCGCGAGGTCGGCGTAGTCCTTGACCTTCGAAGACTTCTTCGTCAGCAGGCGCGTGCCCGTGTAGAAGTGGTTGACCGCAAAGGCCACGTCCTTGCCGCGCGCGGTGTTGTTGGTGGTGGAGCCGCACTCCAGGTCGACGGTGCCGTTGGTGATCAGCGGGATGCGGTTCTGCGAGGTGACCGCCATCAGCGAGACCTGCAGGTTGGGCTTGTTCAACTTCTTCTTCACCGCCTCGACCACGGCGTTGGAGAGTTCCACCGAAAACCCGATCGGCTTGCTCGGGCCGTCCAGGTAGCTGAAGGGCACCGACGACTCGCGGTACGCGAGCGTGATCTTGCCGGACTCGGCGATCTTGGCGAGCGTGTCGGCAGCCTGTGCGGCCGGTGCAGTGAAGAGGACCGCGGCAGCCAGGGACGCCATCAAAACGGAGAGTTTCATTCGAGCCTTCATTCGGTTGGATTGAACAGACAACCAGTGTAAGAAGGAGTGACACATCGGGACAATTCCAATTAACCCCGGGGTCATGCCCAAAGGTTATGGGCTGGGTTCTTTTGGCATTTCCGGGCGGCGCGGGGCGCCTCTACAGTCGCACGCTGTCTCTTCTGTTCCCTTTCTTCTTCACTTCCGGAAAGTTGCCCCCATGCATGTGTGCGTGCTCGGCGCCGGCATCGTGGGCCTGGCGACCGCCTGGCAACTCGAGCGCCAGGGCCACCAGGTCACGGTGATCGACCGCGCGGCGCCCGGCGCGGGCGCCAGCGGCGGCAACGGCGCGCAGCTCAGCTACTCGTACGTGCAGCCGCTGGCCGATCCGTCGATCTGGACGCAGCTGCCCAAGCTGCTGTTCTCCCCCACCTCGCCGCTGAAGCTGCGCCCGCAGCTCGACCCGCTGCAATGGCGCTGGGGCCTGGCCTTCCTGGCCGCGTGCAACGCCGCGACCTCGCGTGACACCACCGCGCAGCTGCTGGCACTGGCGGCCGCGAGCCGCACGGGCTTCGAGGCCATGCAGGCCGACATCGCGCCCGACTGCGATTTCTCCGCCACCGGCAAGCTGGTGCTCTATGCGAGCGCAGCGTCGCTCGAAGGGGCGAGCGCACAGGTCGCGCTGCAGCGCACGCTGGGCAGCGAACAACGCATCGTCACGCCCGACGAGTGCGTGGCCATCGAGCCCGCGCTCGCGGACTACCGCGGCCAGATGGCGGGCGCGGTCCACACGCCGAGCGAATGCGCGGCCGACTGCCTCAAGGTGTGCGCCGAGCTGATGCGCGCACTGAGCGCGCGCGGCGTGCGCTTCATGCTCGGCGCCGACGTGCACGGCTTCGCACGAAGCGAAGGTCGCGTGGCGGCCGTGCAGACGAGCGAAGGCGACATCCAAGCCGATGCCTTCGTGATGGCGCTCGGTTCGGCCTCGCACAAGCTCGGTCGTGCGCTCGGCGCCTACCTGCCGGTGTACCCGCTCAAGGGCTACAGCATCACGGTCGATGTCGACCCCGCGCCCGGCGCGGCGCCGCGCGTGAACGTGACCGACAGCGCGCGCAAGGTCGTCTTCGCGCGCATCGGCTCGCGCCTGCGCGTGGCCGGCATGGCCGAGCTCGTGGGGCACGACGCGAGCATTCCGGCCACGCGCATCGAGACGCTGGCCGACGCCACGCGCGCCGTGTTTCCGCGCGCGAGCCGGCTGGCCGAACTGCATCCCTGGACCGGCATGCGCCCCGCCACGCCGAAGGGCCTGCCGATCATCGGACG
This window harbors:
- a CDS encoding aspartate/glutamate racemase family protein; the protein is MVAATQVVGILGGMGPAAGADFVRLFVQACAQQMRARGEPVRDQSFPEHWLAQVPVPDRTGALASGEQGAHQPLEPMLQALGRLAALGSRAVAIACNTAHAWHASLQERFPQVELLHMARETARQLASQGATEVALMATEGTYRVRLYEEALAEAGLGCHVPLADERQTIMRGIFDGVKAGNLPLAERCFSEVALRLAERHGPVTIIMGCTEVPLGLQGSAAVAGLRLVDPAQVLAEALARRAYGTQQLPS
- a CDS encoding transporter substrate-binding domain-containing protein — translated: MKLSVLMASLAAAVLFTAPAAQAADTLAKIAESGKITLAYRESSVPFSYLDGPSKPIGFSVELSNAVVEAVKKKLNKPNLQVSLMAVTSQNRIPLITNGTVDLECGSTTNNTARGKDVAFAVNHFYTGTRLLTKKSSKVKDYADLAKKTVASTTGTTNALVMRKYNAEKNLGMDIVLGKDHADAFLLVENDRAVAFAMDDILLFGLIANSKNPADYEVVGESLQVEPYACMLPKDDPAFKKLVDDTFIAMMKSGEFEKLYTKWFMQPIPPKNVPLNLPMSDQLKENLKAFSDKPAT
- a CDS encoding D-amino acid dehydrogenase, encoding MHVCVLGAGIVGLATAWQLERQGHQVTVIDRAAPGAGASGGNGAQLSYSYVQPLADPSIWTQLPKLLFSPTSPLKLRPQLDPLQWRWGLAFLAACNAATSRDTTAQLLALAAASRTGFEAMQADIAPDCDFSATGKLVLYASAASLEGASAQVALQRTLGSEQRIVTPDECVAIEPALADYRGQMAGAVHTPSECAADCLKVCAELMRALSARGVRFMLGADVHGFARSEGRVAAVQTSEGDIQADAFVMALGSASHKLGRALGAYLPVYPLKGYSITVDVDPAPGAAPRVNVTDSARKVVFARIGSRLRVAGMAELVGHDASIPATRIETLADATRAVFPRASRLAELHPWTGMRPATPKGLPIIGRLPHAPSNMLFNTGHGALGFTLAFGSAQRIAQALDAAPSRA